A window from Gossypium raimondii isolate GPD5lz chromosome 7, ASM2569854v1, whole genome shotgun sequence encodes these proteins:
- the LOC105797581 gene encoding protein SMALL AUXIN UP-REGULATED RNA 10, which yields MMNDHGGSKLTKIRQIVKLKEILHKWQTVTLGSRPNALHPEENRLVINRRLTNVMACDSDEESCPSPEPPPDVPKGYLAVYVGPELRRFIIPTTYLTHPVFKVLLEKAKDEFGYDHNGGLTLPCEIEIFKYLLQCIENHPKGYPIVDNSISEEVEIH from the exons ATGATGAATGATCATGGTGGTAGCAAGTTGACCAAAATCCGGCAAATTGTTAAACTAAAAGAAATCCTTCATAAGTGGCAAACTGTGACATTAGGCTCGAGGCCAAACGCCCTGCATCCGGAAGAAAACCGGCTAGTGATTAACCGAAGGTTAACGAATGTTATGGCATGCGATTCCGATGAGGAAAGCTGCCCTAGTCCTGAACCGCCTCCTGATGTTCCAAAAGGGTACTTGGCAGTTTATGTTGGGCCAGAGCTTCGGAGGTTTATCATCCCCACGACGTACCTGACTCATCCCGTCTTTAAGGTTTTGTTGGAAAAAGCGAAGGATGAATTCGGGTACGATCATAATGGCGGCCTTACTCTCCCGTGTGAGATCGAGATCTTCAAGTATCTCTTGCAGTGTATAGAGAACCATCCTAAAGGTTACCCTATAGTTGATAACTCAATTTCCGAAGAG GTGGAGATTCATTGA
- the LOC105797523 gene encoding respiratory burst oxidase homolog protein E: protein MKSPASFHSFGGSSSKLSNYSRSFELPEDFDDLAGDEYGVGGAMLPIFLSGLQRNNQQDLVEVTLELENDSIVFCSVTPSTTPQQVGAEEKEGGSVNGSSGILARSLSATSRIRRKFAWLKSGSSSRASSSAAEVDQIQDRRITARDERRIKAKLQRTKSSAERALKGLRFISKNTGENDAVEMWKRVESRFESLAKDGLLAREDFGECIGMVDSKEFAVGIFDALARRRRQRIEKITKEELHDFWLQISDQSFDARLQIFFDMADSNEDGRVTREEVQELIMLSASANKLSKLKEQAEEYASLIMEELDPENFGYIELWQLETLLLQRDTYMNYSRPLSTASVGWSQNLSSVRPKSMFRRMCFKLRCLLLENWRRGWVLLLWIMAMATLFVWKFIQYKNMAAFQVMGYCLCTAKGSAETLKLNMALILLPVCRNTLTWLRSTKARSFVPFDDSINFHKTIACAIAIGVLVHGGSHLACDFIRLTNAPPEKFALIASDFSHGKRPTYLELLIGILGITGIAMVVFMAIAFILATSHFRRNILRFPAPFNRLTGFNAFWYSHHLLGLVYILLVIHGTFLYLSHQWYQRSTWMYIAVPLLLYMGERTVRACRAEHYSVKIFKVSVLPGDVFSMVMSKPQGFKYKSGQYIFLQCPSISPFEWHPFSITSAPGDEYLSVHIRTVGDWTKELKRVFTEVNDSPFVIGRARFGGPGYIDNNCQPKLLVDGPYGAPAQDYRNYDVLLLVGLGIGATPFISILRDLLNNSRPEDQMDLATEMSRSDDSWNSLASSNYTANSSLTIGGKKKSPPRTRNAYFYWVTRESGSFEWFKGVMDEVAEMDHKGQIELHNYLTSVYEEGDARSTLITMVQALNHAKHGVDILSGTRVRTHFARPNWKEVFRKIASKHPHATVGVFYCGMPVLAKELKKLSVELSHLTSTRFEFHKEYF from the exons ATGAAGTCGCCGGCGTCGTTTCATTCGTTCGGAGGGAGTAGTTCCAAGCTTTCTAATTATAGCCGTTCATTTGAATTGCCGGAAGACTTTGATGATCTTGCAGGAGATGAATATGGAGTTGGTGGAGCAATGTTGCCTATTTTTCTCAGCGGTTTACAGAGGAATAACCAGCAAGACTTAGTTGAAGTTACGCTTGAGCTCGAGAATGATTCCATTGTGTTTTGCAGCGTAACGCCGAGTACGACTCCACAACAGGTTGGTGCAGAAGAAAAGGAAGGTGGTTCCGTTAACGGTTCGTCGGGGATTTTAGCGAGAAGCTTATCGGCGACGTCGAGGATCCGGAGGAAGTTCGCGTGGTTGAAATCGGGATCGTCATCGAGAGCTTCATCTTCGGCGGCGGAGGTTGATCAGATTCAAGACCGTCGGATTACGGCTCGCGATGAGAGGAGAATCAAAGCCAAGCTTCAACGAACGAAATCCAGCGCCGAACGAGCTTTGAAAGGGCTGAGGTTCATCAGTAAAAACACCGGCGAAAATGACGCGGTGGAGATGTGGAAACGAGTTGAGTCGAGGTTCGAGTCGTTAGCCAAAGACGGTTTGCTTGCTAGAGAAGATTTCGGAGAATGTATAG gTATGGTGGATTCAAAGGAATTCGCAGTAGGCATATTCGATGCATTAGCAAGACGAAGACGACAAAGAATCgagaaaataacaaaagagGAGCTTCATGATTTCTGGTTACAGATTTCAGATCAGAGTTTCGACGCGCGTCTTCAGATTTTCTTCGAcat GGCTGATAGCAATGAAGATGGAAGAGTCACAAGGGAAGAAGTACAAGAg CTTATAATGCTTAGTGCTTCAGCCAACAAGCTTTCCAAGCTAAAAGAACAAGCTGAAGAGTATGCATCACTAATCATGGAAGAATTGGATCCTGAGAATTTTGGGTACATTGAG TTATGGCAATTGGAAACGTTACTCCTGCAAAGGGATACATACATGAACTACAGTAGACCACTTAGCACAGCAAGTGTTGGTTGGAGTCAAAACTTAAGTTCCGTTAGACCCAAAAGCATGTTCCGAAGAATGTGCTTTAAACTCCGGTGCTTGCTACTAGAAAACTGGCGAAGGGGATGGGTTTTGTTGCTTTGGATTATGGCAATGGCTACCCTTTTTGTTTGGAAATTCATTCAATACAAAAACATGGCAGCATTTCAAGTTATGGGGTATTGCTTATGTACTGCCAAAGGGTCTGCCGAGACACTCAAGCTCAACATGGCTTTGATTCTTTTACCGGTTTGTCGCAACACATTGACTTGGCTTCGTTCCACAAAAGCAAGATCCTTTGTACCTTTTGATGACAGCATTAATTTTCACAAG ACAATTGCATGTGCAATAGCTATTGGAGTGTTGGTTCATGGTGGAAGTCATTTGGCATGTGATTTCATCcgtttaactaatgctccacCTGAGAAATTTGCTCTCATAGCATCTGATTTTAGTCACGGCAAACGACCGACATATCTGGAACTTTTGATCGGTATTCTAGGCATTACGGGGATAGCTATGGTGGTTTTCATGGCCATTGCGTTTATATTAGCAACAAGTCACTTCCGAAGAAACATCTTGAGATTCCCTGCACCCTTCAATAGATTGACAGGCTTCAATGCTTTCTGGTATTCTCATCATCTTCTTGGCCTTGTCTACATTTTGCTGGTTATCCATGGAACATTCTTGTATTTGTCTCACCAGTGGTACCAGAGATCG ACATGGATGTACATAGCTGTTCCATTGCTGCTGTACATGGGAGAACGTACTGTAAGAGCATGTAGAGCAGAACATTATTCAGTAAAAATATTCAag GTCTCTGTACTACCAGGAGATGTCTTCAGCATGGTTATGTCGAAACCGCAAGGATTCAAGTACAAAAGTGGGCAGTACATATTTCTTCAGTGCCCATCAATCTCCCCATTTGAATG GCACCCATTTTCTATAACTTCAGCACCAGGAGATGAGTATCTTAGTGTTCATATCAGAACAGTTGGAGACTGGACTAAGGAACTTAAACGAGTTTTCACCGAAGTTAACGACTCACCGTTCGTTATAGGCCGAGCGAGATTCGGTGGCCCTGGATACATTGATAATAACTG CCAACCTAAGTTACTCGTCGACGGTCCATATGGGGCTCCAGCACAAGACTACAGGAACTATGATGTTCTACTCCTTGTGGGACTAGGAATTGGAGCTACCCCTTTCATAAGCATCCTTAGAGATCTATTAAACAATTCAAGACCAGAAGATCAAATG GATTTAGCCACAGAAATGAGTAGATCAGATGATAGTTGGAACAGTCTTGCATCTTCGAATTACACCGCGAATTCAAGTTTGACTATCGGCGGAAAAAAGAAGTCACCGCCGAGGACTCGAAATGCTTACTTCTATTGGGTCACAAGGGAATCAGGTTCCTTTGAATGGTTTAAAGGAGTAATGGATGAAGTTGCAGAAATGGATCACAAA GGTCAAATTGAGCTGCACAACTACCTTACAAGTGTTTATGAagaaggagatgcaagatcAACCTTGATAACAATGGTCCAAGCTTTAAATCATGCTAAACATGGTGTTGACATCTTATCAGGAACCAGA GTAAGGACTCATTTTGCAAGGCCCAACTGGAAAGAAGTCTTCAGAAAAATAGCTTCAAAACATCCTCATGCCACAGTAG GTGTGTTCTACTGTGGAATGCCAGTGTTGGCAAAAGAATTGAAGAAACTCTCAGTGGAATTGAGTCACCTGACGTCAACGAGATTTGAATTCCACAAGGAATATTTTTGA
- the LOC105803180 gene encoding uncharacterized protein LOC105803180, translated as MEQLLDSGFEALAFNCISFGIFTIVNNVWTWVAAITAAITFWRIRAAGVASSSRSFTKPNLKPWSTSIIDRAGDDPKPTLFPSALVSAPAVVTGTISGSPSVCDDIRVSTTKGEKFKLSVYCDGESNDVDGEMTVRGRSCGGEWWESWERVFRVRKGERGWYRYQDLTAINGNVVRLWDDKLIMKNLRQ; from the coding sequence ATGGAACAGCTGTTGGATTCTGGGTTCGAAGCTTTAGCATTCAACTGTATAAGTTTCGGGATTTTCACCATTGTTAACAATGTATGGACGTGGGTCGCCGCTATCACCGCTGCCATTACTTTTTGGAGGATCAGAGCCGCCGGCGTCGCCTCCTCGTCACGTTCCTTTACCAAACCCAACCTGAAACCGTGGTCTACGTCCATAATCGATCGTGCCGGAGATGACCCAAAGCCGACCCTTTTTCCATCAGCTCTGGTTTCGGCTCCAGCCGTAGTTACGGGAACGATCAGTGGTTCGCCGTCAGTTTGCGATGATATTAGAGTGTCGACAACTAAAGGAGAGAAGTTCAAGTTGAGCGTTTACTGTGACGGAGAGAGTAACGACGTCGACGGCGAAATGACGGTGAGGGGACGGAGTTGCGGCGGGGAGTGGTGGGAGAGTTGGGAAAGAGTCTTCAGAGTGAGAAAAGGGGAAAGGGGTTGGTACCGTTATCAGGATTTAACGGCGATTAACGGCAACGTTGTTAGGTTATGGGATGATAAATTGATAATGAAGAATCTACGGCAATAA
- the LOC105797442 gene encoding pectinesterase inhibitor 3 — translation MATTLFFLLFFTPFLYSAAAPNHNAPQDLVRSSCINASYPSLCLRTLSSYSGPTGTPRDLAQAAVKVGLARARKASTYLKTSVTGKSERERAALSDCVEQMAESVDELSKTLSELKHLRGETFEFQMSNARTWVSAALTYEDTCVDGFEGVDRKVKGDVKKKITNVAMVTSNALYMIRRLDESGGLNR, via the coding sequence ATGGCCACCACCCTTTTCTTCCTCCTATTTTTCACCCCCTTCCTCTACTCCGCCGCCGCACCAAATCATAATGCACCGCAAGATCTGGTCCGTTCATCATGCATCAACGCCAGCTACCCCTCACTCTGCCTCCGCACACTATCATCCTACTCTGGCCCCACCGGCACCCCACGCGACTTAGCCCAAGCCGCCGTTAAGGTCGGCCTCGCCCGCGCCCGCAAAGCTTCGACCTACTTAAAAACCAGCGTCACGGGGAAAAGCGAAAGGGAACGAGCGGCTCTAAGCGACTGCGTGGAACAAATGGCTGAGTCGGTGGATGAGTTAAGCAAAACGTTGAGTGAGTTGAAGCATTTGAGAGGCGAAACGTTCGAGTTCCAGATGAGTAATGCACGGACGTGGGTGAGTGCGGCGCTGACGTATGAGGACACGTGTGTTGATGGGTTCGAAGGGGTTGATCGGAAGGTGAAAGGTGATGTGAAGAAGAAGATCACAAATGTGGCTATGGTTACAAGTAATGCTTTGTATATGATTCGTAGGCTTGACGAAAGTGGTGGTCTGAACCGTTGA